GATTTCTGGCCATCGCGCCAGATGCGTTGTCGGTGTTTGGGGGTACGCCCGCCAATGAAGATGAAGCCCGCGGTTTGTTCGCGAAACTAGATGCCAAACAGAACATCACCAACTTCGTGAAAGGCCTGGAGTACCTGGAGAAGCACAAAAACGGCAACGGCAAAACCGGCGTGGTAGGTTTTTGTTGGGGCGGGGCTTTGGCCGCGCAAATGGCCATCCATTCGCCGTCCCTAGATGCCGCCGTGGCGTATTACGGTCGGCAACCAGAGGCAGCAGACGTGCCCAAAATCAAAGCCGAATTCATGGCGCACTACGGTGGTCTTGACGAACGTGTGAACGCTGGAATCCCGGCTTTTGAAACGGCTTTGAAAGCGGCGGGTACTAAGCACCAATTGTTTGTCTATGAAGGGGCCAACCACGCGTTCAACAACACCTCTTCGCCCACGCGCTACCATGAAGCAGCCGCCAAATTGGCCTGGGACCGCACGTTGGAGTTGTTTAACAGAAAGCTGAAGTAAGAAATTGTTCCTGATATTTATAGAATTGCATGTGTCAGTTTAATATGTTAGTGACAAAGTCGCCTTTCAACGCTGTCCAGGTAAAGTTGATAGCAGCAGATCACGGGCTCAACTTTGTTGAATACACTTTAACTGCATCTAACATTTCAGTTGAAGCAAAATTCCATCTGACAAGGACCAAAGACTGCGACTGTGATTCTGTTTTAGGAAAAAAGCATAAGGCAAACCCGGAAGTTCTTAACTGGGACAAGGAACGGAGTAAATTGGAACGAAAGCGTTTCTCGGAAAACAGAATTGCGTTGCTGATAACGCAGAAGCAGAAGGTGTACGAAGATAGAATAGCTCAAGAAACCATAAGTGATGCGGAAGAAACTAAAACGTGGCTGAGCTTTTTGAACGATTCGCGCTTAAAAACTTCCCTGCCTGAAATCGGAATTATGTATCACCAGTTTTCGGGGATGATCACAAATGAAAAGGTAAACGTCTTATCTGAAGTATCTTTGCCTGTCTCCAAACTTGATTCTGATTTTTTAAAAGAGTTAAAGGAAGATGAAGCGGTTTGGATAAAACTTTAATCCTTCAGACTTTTAGTTTCAAAACAAGAACTATACACATGCCTTATACTCCTTCCCCCGCCCGTTACAGCACCATGGACTACCGCCGGTGCGGCAACAGCGGTCTTAAATTACCGGCACTTTCGCTGGGCTTGTGGCACAACTTCGGGCACGTAGATGTGCTGGAGAATTCCCGCCAGATTCTGCGTGAAGCCTTTGACGCGGGCGTGACCCATTTTGACCTGGCCAACAATTACGGTCCGCCACCTGGCTCCGCCGAGGAAAACTTCGGAAAAATTCTGAAGGAGGATTTTGGAAACTATCGCGATGAGGTGATCATTTCTACCAAGGCCGGCTACAAGATGTGGGAAGGGCCTTACAATGACTGGGGCTCCAAGAAATACCTGGTCGCCAGCCTGGACGCCAGCCTACAGCGCATGGGTCTGGATTACGTAGACATTTTTTACCACCACCGGCCAGACCCCGACACGCCGCTGGAAGAAACCATGGGCGCCCTGGATTTACTCGTTCGGCAGGGAAAAGCGCTGTACGTGGGCATCTCCAATTATGAAACGCCCGAGGCCCGCCGCGCCATTCAACTTCTCAAGGAATTGGGTACGCCGTGCCTGATTCATCAGCCCAAATACTCCATGTTTGTGCGGTGGGTAGAGGAAAGCCTGCTAGATTTGCTGGAGGAGAAGGGCGTGGGCTGCATTCCGTTTTCGCCGCTGGCGCAAGGTTTATTGACCAACAAGTATTTGAAAGGAATTCCGGAAAACTCCCGCGTGGCCAAACCGCACGGATTTTTGAAAGAAGAAGACCTCACCGAAGGCCGTCTGCAGCAGATCCGGCAGTTGAATGACCTGGCGCAAAACCGAGAGCAGTCGTTGGCGCAGATGGCCTTGGCCTGGCTGCTGAAAGACCCGCGCGTGACCTCGGTACTGATTGGGGCCAGCTCGCCGGCTCAGTTGGCAGATTCGCTCAAGTGCATGCAGAACACCACCTTCAGCCCAGATGAATTAACGCAGATTGAACAGGTGCTGGCGCAGAAGTAAAACCTTATTTTCCGTTTTCGGGCTCAATTCAGGAAATGAGGCCGAAAACGGAAAAGCTTTTTGTCCCGGCCTTTACATGCCAAATTTTTAACTCCCCGAACTAGATGAACCGTCTCACTTTTCTTGTTTCGTGCTTTTTTGTGGTGCTGGGTGTAAGCGCCTGCAAAACAACAACTGGTGCCAACAACCAGAAAGAGACGACTTTACGGGTTATGTCTTACAACATCAGGCATGGCAATCCACCCTCCAAACCGAAATTCATAGATTTAGACGCCACCATAG
This region of Rufibacter sp. LB8 genomic DNA includes:
- the mgrA gene encoding L-glyceraldehyde 3-phosphate reductase encodes the protein MPYTPSPARYSTMDYRRCGNSGLKLPALSLGLWHNFGHVDVLENSRQILREAFDAGVTHFDLANNYGPPPGSAEENFGKILKEDFGNYRDEVIISTKAGYKMWEGPYNDWGSKKYLVASLDASLQRMGLDYVDIFYHHRPDPDTPLEETMGALDLLVRQGKALYVGISNYETPEARRAIQLLKELGTPCLIHQPKYSMFVRWVEESLLDLLEEKGVGCIPFSPLAQGLLTNKYLKGIPENSRVAKPHGFLKEEDLTEGRLQQIRQLNDLAQNREQSLAQMALAWLLKDPRVTSVLIGASSPAQLADSLKCMQNTTFSPDELTQIEQVLAQK
- a CDS encoding dienelactone hydrolase family protein, whose translation is MDQRIINLYDEYTHAPLSRKEFINRLAKLTGSLALAMTVLPLLENNYANAATVVPDKDLKAEDITYPGAEGVTMKAFQVKPEGKKLGTVMVIHENRGLNPHIKDVAMRVAQAGFLAIAPDALSVFGGTPANEDEARGLFAKLDAKQNITNFVKGLEYLEKHKNGNGKTGVVGFCWGGALAAQMAIHSPSLDAAVAYYGRQPEAADVPKIKAEFMAHYGGLDERVNAGIPAFETALKAAGTKHQLFVYEGANHAFNNTSSPTRYHEAAAKLAWDRTLELFNRKLK